From Cotesia glomerata isolate CgM1 linkage group LG3, MPM_Cglom_v2.3, whole genome shotgun sequence:
GGACTGAGAGCCAGCGTAATATCAAGAAGAAAACCTGCTGGTGCACCTGTTCTCGAGTCGTACCAATTTATTGCTCATCGAGATTGCGCTGAGATTTCTCTAAATGAAGCTACACGCCTAGCAGCTCATCTCGTTTTGGAAAACCACCACGGAATAAAAGTCAAAACTTTAGAGAGCTTAGATGCGGATGAAAAATATCCGGTTGAAGATTTATTCACTCCAATCCTCCAAGAAGCGCTCGGTGATATTCCTCTCATTCAACCGGAGTTGAATATTCTCACAGAAAATTCATTCGAAGAAGGCACACTGCCTGCCAATATAAATATCactgaagttaaaaaattgactccaGAAACCAATGCAACGATATTATCGGGCCGTcgacttttgaaaaaaaaaaataagtcgtTGCCGCAACTACTAACTGCTGTCAAAAACGAAGGATTCGTATTGACTATAGAGTCTAGAGAAAATACTACTGATCTTTTTGAAGTAGCGAAGAAACATAATCTTGatatgattttcgaaaaagtCGTTGATGACTCACTTTGCTTACTTTTAAGAAAACAATCAAAATCATCTCACAAAATGGTAATTATCAATGTGAAGAATGATTCATTTGAATGGTTGAATGGATTGAAGTCTGCATTCAAGGGTGAAAAAGAACAAAACAACAATCGCATTGTTTTAGTCAGCGAAAAGAGTTTTGAGAGTGGATTGCTTGGATTAGTAAACTGTCTACGTCAGGAACCAGGTGGCGAAATGATCCGAGGAGTTTTGATTCAAGATGAACAAGCCCCGGATTTTTCTCCGTCTTTACCGCTTTACGCTGATCAATTAAAGTTGAATCTTACCATGAATGTTCTAAGACCAAATAATACCTGGGGATCTTATCGGCACCTTAAATTATCAGCAGTGACTCCTCAGCCTGTGTATCACGCTTGGGCAAACCAACTTGTAAGAGGAGACATGAGTTCGCTCGCGTGGCTTGAAGGTCCAATAAGACCTAATTTCATTCATCCTGACCTCATCGATGTGGTTTATTCAGCTATAAACTTCCGTGATGTGATGTTTACCAGTGGTAAACTTGCCGCTGAATTAATTGCTACTAATCGATGGCTCGAGGAGTGTTGTATTGGTTTTGAGTACAGCGGTGTGGATCGTTATGGGAAACGAATTATGGGATTAACGCCAGCTCGAGCGATTACCAACAAAGCAGTTATTGATCGGGATCTTTCATGGTATGTTCCAGAAGGTTGGAGCCTCGAAGACAGCGCGACAGTCCCTTGTGTATATGCAACAGCATACTACGCAATGTTTTCCAAAggcaaaattaagaaaaacgATAAAGTTCTGATTCATTCTGGAACTGGAGGTGTTGGACAAGCGGCTATCATTCTCGCACTTCACGTAGGATGTGAAGTATTTACCACGGTTGGTACTCCTGAAAAACGTCAATTTATGCGAGATAACTTCCCACAGATTCCGGAAGATCATATTGGAAATTCACGTGACACTAGTTTTGAAACAATGATCTTGGAAAGAACAAATGGACGCGGCGTCgatattgtattaaattcgCTGACTGAGGATAAGCTTCAAGCATCGATACGGTGTCTAGCAGAAGGCGGAAGGTTCTTAGAAATCGGAAAGTTCGATATGGCTAATGATACTCATATTGGAATGGCTGCATTCCGCAAGGGAATCAGTTTTTATGGTGTtttacttgataattttttcaaagcaaCTAGTGAtgtgaagaaaattttgaatggaCTTTTACAGAAAGGTTTGGATGAAGGTTTTATAAAGCCTCTCCCAAGAACTGTTTTCTCCTCAGATAAGTTGGAAGCTGCATTTCGATACATGGGTGCTGGTAAACATATAGGCAAAGTATTAATCAAAGTACtggacgaaaaaaatttattgaataccaTTGTGCCAGCTTTGCCTCGTTATTATTGCCCAGAGAATCGTAGTTACATTATTTTTGGAGGTCTGGGCGGATTTGGACTGGAGTTGGCTGACTGGCTGGTACTTCGTGGTGCTCGTAATCTCGTTCTTACTTCACGTTCTGGTCTGAAAAATGGTTATCAACGCATGCGAGTACGTTTATGGAAATCGTATGGAGTTAAAGTAGAAATAGTAGCTGGAAAAAATTCCGCGAATCATCAAGAGTGTGAAGACATATTGAAACTGGCTGAAAATCTAGCTCCAGTTGATGGAATCTTTAATCTCGCAGTCGTTTTGAAAGACAGTTTGATTGAGAACCAAACGCGTGATACTTTCAAGGAGTCTTTTACAGCCAAAGCTTGGACAACTAAAGTCTTGGATAAAGTTTCAAGAATTGTCTGCCCAAAACTTCGACACTTTGTTGTCTTCTCATCAGTCTCTTGCGGGCGTGGTAATGCTGGGCAATCGAACTACGGAATGTCAAACTCTGTAATGGAGAGAATCTGCGAGAAGCGAGTCGCTGAAGGCCTTCCAGCTCTGGCGGTCCAGTGGGGAGCTGTTGGAGACGTTGGACTAGTTGCTGATATGCAAGAAGACAATAAAGAACTGGTGATCGGTGGTACCTTGCAGCAAAGAATAACCTCATGTTTGCAAGAACTGAATTACTTCCTCATGCAAAGCCATCCCATAGTTTCCAGTATGGTTGTCGCCGAGAAACGCGCTGGTAATAACGGTCCTCTAAATGTAGTTGAAACCGTGCTCAATATTATGGATCTCAAGAACCTGAAAAGTATCAGCCACCACACATCTCTTGCAGAACTTGGAATGGATTCAATGATGGCCGTCGAAATAAAACAATCGTTAGAACGCGAGTTCGACATATTCTTAACAGCTCAAGATATTCGAAGCCTTAATTTTGCTAAGTTAATAGAGATGAGCTCGAAAGATCACGGAAAGACGCCAACAAATGAGTCCCTCGACAGTACAGAAGTTCTAACAggtttaaaattatatgttcGATTAATGGGAGCGAAAGAAGAGCACTCCGGCGTAGCCGTCAAGCTTGAAACTCAAGAAGAAACCGGAAGAACCCGAATATTCTTCATTCCCGGTATCGAAGGCCAAGCGGGAGTTTTTTCAAATCTTGCCAGTAAAATTAAATCACCAGCAACCTGTTTACAGTTGGACAACTCCAATCCCGACTATGTTTCATTTTATGATATCGCAAATCAATTACTACCAGTAAGTGTTTTATCTTTGATtgatctttttaattttaagccattattttctttaaattttttccttctTTAGCATGTTCTGAAGAACAACGAAAATCACAAGCACTTTGTAATAATTGGATATTCAATTGGATCTCTCATTGCTATTGAATTGGTGAGAAAACTAGAAGCTGAAGGCTTAACCGGTAAATTAATACTCATTGACGGATCTCCTGACTTCACGAAAACCTTCAAAGATCAAATGTTTCCGTCTTCTAGCGAAGAAGAATTGCAGTATAATATTCTTGTAGGTATTGCAGAGATGATAGTCCCTACTCTCAGTGAAGAGGTAacgattcatttttatttttaatttttttgttgttagtACTGCCGTCCCCTCGGCAGTTAATTATCTTCTTTAGTAACAATactatcacaaaaaaataaatatcgtcAGAATAAGGATACGTATCGTTATTCTGACTATGCATCGTATACtcgtatttttttcaaagatattcTGTGTAGCCAATTGAGCTATCCAGCGGATAGTCAAAATGACGATCCGTATCATTATTTTACGCGTTACATTTAGTTGATTTAACTATACaccctgatagccacgctTTGTCTAAAAGTAGTTTGATTTCAGCAGTTACAGTTAACTTAACATCAAGTTTGCGGTAATTCTTTATACGGTACAACAGTTGTAAACAAATTGACGAAAATCTATGTCTTcatttgaatacaagttaacaccaaatttttagttaaatttcctttcagcTTTACTACAACTTGACTATGTAAAATACTTGCACTGCAAGTCTCTACGTCAAATTACAGAGTAACTTTCAGACAACTTAACTAAAACCGTTTGGTTTGCAAACTCTTTCCATCAAGTTGGCTACAAATTTCGACAGTAGattgaataaaagtttgagggccagtttttcaatccaggataaaattttatccaatgataaaatatatctatatatatcatatatataaatatactggcaataataattttatcttggattgaaaaactggccctgaGTTAaggtacacaaaaaaaaaagatttcttgactggagaataaaattcttggctcaagttaattttcgggtgcccgaaggaagaccgaagttgtcttggccgaagtaaaaatttttcttgaaattctattcttggtggaagtaatttttcttaattcaaattatcataaatacttgatacaataaatttttatattggatcaagatttttagatactttagggaagcagcgccacctacttcagctgagaacaaaattttctcaccttgagaaaatttttttcttgaatatttgatacccattttagattattttagcacccaattatacatattgaatgaaagaaaatggttcaatattatttgatcttcccatttgacatattcgtcaataaaaatattaatgaaaatttattatcgagatatttaattttttggagcaagagaaaaattttctcaagacaagaaaatttacttctgtcaagaacttaattttttggagcaagagaaaaattttctcaaaacaagaaaattttcttgatttaaataaattgtcttggatcaagatacgtatttcttgaagcaagagaattaattttgttggaataagtgaaatttcttgtgtcaaaaaaaaaaaatttttttcgcccaagaaaataattagcaagaaaaatattttcttggttcaagtgaaccattctttctgtgtagCTATCAGGGCAGATccttaaattaacaaaacagTAGTTTGTTTTGACGAAACTacatacacagtaaaaaaattttcgtaaaatttaacacaaatatttgtgttactgactgtttttacacaaactaatgttaattttacattctaatgtattaaatcaacacatgagaatgtgaaattctacacactagagtgtaattttctacacaaaaatttttacactttacacatagacgaaaaattttttactgtgtatatttACAAGAGCTATTCTCTGTATGCTTAAGTGAAACAAATGAatccttaaataaaaaaaccggattgttattttaaagaaacgtcatttgaggatacgttgaatagttattttaacaatatttttttttccatacatgaaaattaatgatgcttctagaaaatttcttcagaatattgaaattttaatcaaataattaaaatttttaatttttttagatcaatGTATTAATTGAAACAACCAATTTCAGCTTGCGACGGTCTTGCCTAAGTACAActcttggaaattaaaattagatacAGTCATGAAACAATTACCACCTGGTGTAATGACAGTGCCTCAAGAAGAAGTACGCTGCATTCTCACTGCAGTTTACAACCGGTTCATTGCTTTGCAAAATTACGACAGCTCAAAATTACCAGCTTTGCGATCGTCAATCGTATTGTTAAAGCCTTCAATACCATCGATAAAATTCACCGAAGAGGATTATGGTCTCAGTAAAATAACTTGTCAAAAAGTACAAGTACACGTTGTTGAAGGCAATCACTTGACAATGTTAAACGATAATAAAATCGCCACGATACTCAATGATGAAACtactgaaattttaaaaccagttaaagaaaatattacttctaaagttaatttaagaaactgtagtgcttaaattaatatctaatcAGCCTACTGgagatttaaaatatttttcgattaattatataattatcaaacttttttcatagttttttttttatttcattaaattgtgaatgaaaaaacattttttgtatataCATAATGGAAACGTTTAATATATATTCCATTGATTAATCAATGAacgtaataaaaatctaatctatttaatatctaatagctTATCGTAGCTTTTTATCACTAACTTTTCTTTttgtaaaattcaatattcCAACAACCACACTCAGACTTTTGATATATAATTCTACTGTCGAAATCATACAATTCTTTCTCTCTTTTTTCATTAATCCAATTATTCACGTCCTCATCATTTATCAActcgataataattaatacaaatcaaTCACTTATCAGTAATTCAAtaatgtaattataaaatacgcggtattaataaaaaatgcaatgaTACTATATTACAGGTATGTAATGAAcataaagttatttaaaatgaaaaattaagaagaaaCTACaccaataatataataaacttgatacaagtaataaaaataacgcgCTTCAAcatttagatattttaatataaatcttcgattaataaaatgaagatgatcaaaatttaaagatCCATAGGTTCTAATTCCGGATTACCCGGTTCCAATGGCTGGTTCAAATTCGGTACTGATTGactgttgttgttattattattaagattaagattattgtaattgttattattattgttattgttattactattgttgttgttatctTCTTCGTTATTGTTAGCACTAGTAGGCGGCAGTTGTATTCCGGCTTGGCTGATAAACGTTCTCAGATGTTTACTTGGAGGTTCCCAGAGAACCAAAGCCATGGACGGTCGCTCTCTGCAATTAAAGTagctttattttaattttgctgtattaataagtaatggcaaacagaaaaaaaaattaacttgaatcaagaaagtaattttaaagaactttattttcttgattcgagtagaaaaattcttaataaaaaaattttgaaaatttatattttttttgcatcaaaaagtttacaaaaaaaaaatgaaattcggacttttttgttctaaagtctgtcaaaaatccaattttcaaattttttttttgttcttagtCTACTTGCCGTATTAAAGTATACAAAATAAAACCCCACCGggctttttttttagattagctAATCAGCTGATATCATGGAGGAAGTaagtgtcaatttttttcgaggcGAGTGTCTTCAGACTACTATAACTTTAATTCTACTGAAtgtttttagctaaaaatttaactgtatactcttgaaaaatgtataaataaatggtaaaaaGTTCAAAGTTCTATCTCTTCATTAGTCTTTacaaaaaatcccaaaaaatgCTTAAAAATGAGGGCGTCAGACCAGAGGACtcccaaaaaatttagatgtattttttaaacactatttttttttacatctaaattaataattaatactaacGTAATATTGTTGATTACCAAATATCGGCAACTtgatatgttatttatttaattataatattgtattttCTTAATGTCAAACGTAATATTTGGTACCATGTGACTatgtatttttgttaaaaatatttcaaggtattatttattttaattttgatattgtcTTAATAAGTtggtttaattgttttaattaattttattatattttttggcACATAGGTTACCTGATGAAGTCAGAATTAAGCTGACGAAACGttgtaaattgaaataaataataagaaaaacataatttttttggtctacTATATCCTGATTTTGGTTCTTAGAAATTATAATATCTATTgagtttttttaagtaatttataagCTTGTTTGACAAgcatgaataaaaattattttttgcaaaaaaaaaaaaaaaaaaaaaataccagaAGACTCCcttaaactaattaattttacttaattcaagaatttttcgtcttgattcaagacaatgaatttcttcaaaattattttttcggttcaataatttttctcttgatgcaaattaaattttttttctgtataaaaGTATCagttgtttaaaataaaaatttcttgaattaaactTACAATTTAGACAGCAGTGAAGTAGGAATTAACGGTTCTTGTTGAATTCGTCTAAGCTCCTCAGATATCACCAGTCTTGGATGCATACTTTTACCATTTTCTACATTCAATGTACTGTTTTCAACATTCAGGTCGACTTGACTGCTAGTTGATGGCTGAACATTGTAGTCTGTTGAGGATGAACACGAGGGTATTGGATTGTAATTAGAACTTATATGCATATTTCTGAAGTGCGCTGCCATTTTTTCTTCTGATATAAATTGTTTAGTTGGTcttctgtaaataaaaaaattaaaaaaattttgattagcattaaataaattaattaaataatctctAGTTTAAtctcttttttaaatatattgaattgcaaaaatatttcttacgtTTCAGGAATATCAGGAATATCAAGTTTTCTCTTTTGATGGACAGGAGCAGGAACAGGAGCAGGAGCAGGAGGAACAAACGATGGTTTTTCTCCAGTAAATCTCATTATTTGGGATTGCTGCATACTCGGAATACTCCATGGCATGTACATCGGTGGTATCTGAGGCATCTGTGACCAAGAACCTGGCTCATGAGGCACATTTTGTTGGCCCATCATATGTTCAAATATTGAAGGAGGCGTATGCATATGTGCTCCGGGTATTTGGTTCTGAGCTGGAGGATGAATTACTTGGAATTGTGTCGGCATTGCCATTTTGATAGAATTggttttaattgaaaaatatc
This genomic window contains:
- the LOC123261644 gene encoding fatty acid synthase-like; this translates as MKTKILKNSPNFNPCAQNIEIADEDIVISGLAGRFPESDDLKHFKENLFDKKDLITEDDRRWNLDHPELPRGFGKINNLEKFDADFFGIHFKEAHTMDPMGRMLLEHSYEAIIDAGINPKHLKGTNTGVFFSACYSESEVAWIYEDQDVNGLGILGCSKAMLANRVSRWLGVTGPSYNVDTACSSSLYAMEHAYRAIRDGKCEAALVGGANLLLNPYLSLLFARLGVLSTDGRCKPFTNEANGYARSETVSVAFLQKAKNAKRIYATIVHGKTNCDGFKEQGITFPSSMMQGTLLKEFYDECEIAPSVLNYLEAHGTGTAVGDPEELNAIDRVFCKDRKVPLRVGSIKSNLGHAEPASGMCSIAKVLIANETGIIAPNLHYTGPCKGVKCLEEGRLQVITEPTPWEGGYAGVNSFGFGGANAHILLKSNPIEKVNGGAPNDDLPRLVVVSGRTQEAVEVLLNDVETRPLDAEYVRLLHNIHADSISEHLYRGYTIVRRRSTTENRTRDIKQHRGLKRPIWYILSGIGSQWPSMGTAFLRFPIFAQAIKKCDAVLKPRGVDIYDILTNPNESTFDNDVNSYVGIAAVQIGLVDLLTSLGIVPKRIIGHSVGELACAYANGFYTIEQTILTAYSYDLSAKNNHLLDEALIREAIVRIPKNAVMIEIAPQPLFQDVLQKKAKPEVINIALTNRKSKDNVEVFLQAIGKLYNLGFQPQVHKLYPEIKFPVSRSTPMISPLLKWDHSKDWYVMLYKLQTKLKSGERLIQINKIHEDYEFMTAHVIDGRNLVPATGYLALVWDTIGRMFGKLYTDVSVVFDDIKFLRATTIPKEGHVELTLMIQQGTGRFEVAEGDVAVVTGFIHIVTEPSMIMMNPTLPEDEEEEEMTEKDIYKELRLRGYQYSGCFRGIKSASTNGTRGKIAWCNNWVAFMDNMMQMQILEMDSRGLFVPTGIQKLVINTKAHFNQFRTLPGDVKEFPVYRYKSLDLIVSGGVEIRGLRASVISRRKPAGAPVLESYQFIAHRDCAEISLNEATRLAAHLVLENHHGIKVKTLESLDADEKYPVEDLFTPILQEALGDIPLIQPELNILTENSFEEGTLPANINITEVKKLTPETNATILSGRRLLKKKNKSLPQLLTAVKNEGFVLTIESRENTTDLFEVAKKHNLDMIFEKVVDDSLCLLLRKQSKSSHKMVIINVKNDSFEWLNGLKSAFKGEKEQNNNRIVLVSEKSFESGLLGLVNCLRQEPGGEMIRGVLIQDEQAPDFSPSLPLYADQLKLNLTMNVLRPNNTWGSYRHLKLSAVTPQPVYHAWANQLVRGDMSSLAWLEGPIRPNFIHPDLIDVVYSAINFRDVMFTSGKLAAELIATNRWLEECCIGFEYSGVDRYGKRIMGLTPARAITNKAVIDRDLSWYVPEGWSLEDSATVPCVYATAYYAMFSKGKIKKNDKVLIHSGTGGVGQAAIILALHVGCEVFTTVGTPEKRQFMRDNFPQIPEDHIGNSRDTSFETMILERTNGRGVDIVLNSLTEDKLQASIRCLAEGGRFLEIGKFDMANDTHIGMAAFRKGISFYGVLLDNFFKATSDVKKILNGLLQKGLDEGFIKPLPRTVFSSDKLEAAFRYMGAGKHIGKVLIKVLDEKNLLNTIVPALPRYYCPENRSYIIFGGLGGFGLELADWLVLRGARNLVLTSRSGLKNGYQRMRVRLWKSYGVKVEIVAGKNSANHQECEDILKLAENLAPVDGIFNLAVVLKDSLIENQTRDTFKESFTAKAWTTKVLDKVSRIVCPKLRHFVVFSSVSCGRGNAGQSNYGMSNSVMERICEKRVAEGLPALAVQWGAVGDVGLVADMQEDNKELVIGGTLQQRITSCLQELNYFLMQSHPIVSSMVVAEKRAGNNGPLNVVETVLNIMDLKNLKSISHHTSLAELGMDSMMAVEIKQSLEREFDIFLTAQDIRSLNFAKLIEMSSKDHGKTPTNESLDSTEVLTGLKLYVRLMGAKEEHSGVAVKLETQEETGRTRIFFIPGIEGQAGVFSNLASKIKSPATCLQLDNSNPDYVSFYDIANQLLPHVLKNNENHKHFVIIGYSIGSLIAIELVRKLEAEGLTGKLILIDGSPDFTKTFKDQMFPSSSEEELQYNILVGIAEMIVPTLSEELATVLPKYNSWKLKLDTVMKQLPPGVMTVPQEEVRCILTAVYNRFIALQNYDSSKLPALRSSIVLLKPSIPSIKFTEEDYGLSKITCQKVQVHVVEGNHLTMLNDNKIATILNDETTEILKPVKENITSKVNLRNCSA
- the LOC123261642 gene encoding putative uncharacterized protein DDB_G0291608 isoform X1 — protein: MAMPTQFQVIHPPAQNQIPGAHMHTPPSIFEHMMGQQNVPHEPGSWSQMPQIPPMYMPWSIPSMQQSQIMRFTGEKPSFVPPAPAPVPAPVHQKRKLDIPDIPETRPTKQFISEEKMAAHFRNMHISSNYNPIPSCSSSTDYNVQPSTSSQVDLNVENSTLNVENGKSMHPRLVISEELRRIQQEPLIPTSLLSKFFNCRERPSMALVLWEPPSKHLRTFISQAGIQLPPTSANNNEEDNNNNSNNNNNNNNNYNNLNLNNNNNNSQSVPNLNQPLEPGNPELEPMDL
- the LOC123261642 gene encoding putative uncharacterized protein DDB_G0291608 isoform X2; the encoded protein is MAMPTQFQVIHPPAQNQIPGAHMHTPPSIFEHMMGQQNVPHEPGSWSQMPQIPPMYMPWSIPSMQQSQIMRFTGEKPSFVPPAPAPVPAPVHQKRKLDIPDIPETRPTKQFISEEKMAAHFRNMHISSNYNPIPSCSSSTDYNVQPSTSSQVDLNVENSTLNVENGKSMHPRLVISEELRRIQQEPLIPTSLLSKLERPSMALVLWEPPSKHLRTFISQAGIQLPPTSANNNEEDNNNNSNNNNNNNNNYNNLNLNNNNNNSQSVPNLNQPLEPGNPELEPMDL